The nucleotide window TCTTTGTTGGCGGCGGCTCTAGCACAGTGTTTGGCCAGAGCATCATTTTGAGTCTGGCAGACTACGACTGCTGCTACATCCACCAGGAACAAAGCCACGATGATAATAATTATCGAGCCGCACACAGTCTCAATTAGACTGCTGGCGCGCGCAGCTCTCCTTTTATGCAAAGTCGGTGCCTTATGTTTTATTGCCATCACTTCCTCAGTTCTTGCCTGTTTCTTCCATAGGGCGCTTGTCGATGTAATTGAAGGTGACTGGTTTTGTCAGACCGTCGATGTTGAGTGCACTCAAGAATGGCACACTACCGAGGGACATAAAAGGATTGACCATGACCTGAGTGTTCACTTCCACAAATTGGTCAAATTCATCGCCCCCAGCTAGAGTCTGAGGAGCTTTAAAATCGTTTTTGACAATTGAGGCACCGGTGAATTTTGCCAGTCCATTATTGAGCCAGGCTGTGTTCATACTGTCGCGAGCTGTACTCCAATCCCGGTCTAGAAATTGAGCAAGCTCTGGTCGTCATCTGGTTTAGATACCAGCCGCTGCAATAACCCACTGACAGGTAGATGATATCTATCATCGGAAAGAGTATGACCAACAGCAGAATCATTAGCGCTGGGGCCAACTCAGCCATCTGAGAGCCTCCGTTTGCTTTTCTTCTTAATTTCATGCTTTTAAATACTCCAAGCTTTGCCGCCAGCAACATGCTTCCTGAAAGATTTTTGTTCTAAATTTGCGTCCAGGTAAAGACGAATATTAGTAAACAATAGATCTGCATACACTGTGGTTATGCCCGCCACTGTCACCTTTTAAATCGTCAGGGTAGCGGCATTTTGGTATTTGTTAGCAATATTTAATCTGCTTCTTGTTATTATAAAAGCACTTAAAATCAGCAAGTACCAGAAAGAAGAAATCAAATGGCATTATCTAAAATGGTCTATCGTAAAAAGCTGATTGTCATGGTCGCCGTGACATTGTTAACGAGCTCCATGGTCAGCATAAACAGCGTACGGGCGGACGACCTCAATGCCCAGGCTGAGCACTATCATGATCTTATCGACGAAAAGAAGCTGACAGAAGCTCAGTTTAATGAGCTAGCCAAGCTCGCCGTGGCTAATCCCACCAATGCCAAACTGCAACTGGCCTATGGTCTGGCTCTAGATTATGCGGGTCTGCCAGATGAAGCCGAAGAGCGATTTGCACTGGCTGATAAGTACGGTCCTAAGGACCCAATGGCTTTAGTCAATTTACTCAGACATTTGCTATCAAAAGGCGATCAAAGCGCTGCTCGCAGTATTCTTGAGCAAGCGATGAAGCGCTTTCCGGATAGTCCTGATGTCGCTTTGATAGTCGGGCGTGCCCTCAAAGAAAATCGCAATTATGTAGAAGCCGAGCGTGTATTGGCTCGTGCCTATAATATGACTCCAGCAGATAAGCGCCCCCTTGGTCTGGCCACACATTTAGCTGAAGTCTATGTCCAAACTGAACCTGCCATGGCATTGCGCCTGATTAAAGAGGATCTGGCTCGAAACCCTGATTTTTTTATGGCGCAGTCGCTTGCTGCTAACTCATATGCCAATCTAGGCGAGTATCGCAAAGCCATTACTCCACTTTCCAAGCTCTTTGCCAAAAGCGGTATGTGGGGCAATACTTCCGAGCTATATACGCGCTGTCTATTTTGGGATGGCAGATACAATGAGGCGATTCAGCCTGGTCTGTATTTTTTAGCCAAGACATCAGGCGCTATGGGCGGCAAATTACCTGCTGTTCCTATGCTTTCGGTGCTCTTTGATCATGTCAGTTCAAAACAGGCCAAGGCAGCCATTGACCAGTTTTATCAACGCACCGCCAAAGAAGACGTTGTCAAACCGCCATTTCACTATTATTTGGCGCGCGCACTTGCACTGAGTAATAGAGCTGACCTTGCACTTAATGAGATTAATACGTTTTTGACTTTTGACAGCAGTAGTTTTGATGCCATTTTGTTTAAGGCTCAACTATTAGAAAACAAGCTGGGTGAATATGATCAGGCTCTTGCTTGTTATCGTCTGGCTCATGCCATTTTGCCTTACAATGCAGTTTGTACCAACTCTTTGATGCGACTGGAAGAGCGCATCGCTAGCCGGCGCACTGACCTTGCCTGGCAATTCAAAGACTTCTTTCGCAAGCTATTGCATTTGCCCCCGGATTAGGGCGGGAGTTATTCATTTTTGTTTTTGTACCTTATGACAAACTTGGCGACGCACCAAATGTAGTGGTGGATGGAGCTGCCAATCCTTATACAGTGTTGACTCTCTCGCACTGGCCTGGCAACAATACGCCCGCTTGCTATAAACGCGACCTGTCTGCGGAGATTGCCTTTAGTGTAATAAGCGATCCTGCCTTTGTGCCACCAGCCAAAATTGTCAGCAACAATCATTTTGACGAGGACGGTCTTGTTTCTGTCTTTGCACTTATCCTGCCTGAGCGCGCCTTAGAATACAAAGAAAGCTTAATTGACATAGCCAGGGCTGGTGACTTTGGCGTTTACCAGGACCTCTCTTCAGCAAGAGCTTCTTTTGTCTTAAATGCCTGGGCTAATCCGGCTATATCTCCCCTCAACGAAGGCGTTTTTAAAAAGCCTTATCACGAGATTACCGCTATCCTCTATGAGGAGCTTTTGCAGCGACTCCTCAGTGTGATTGATAAAGTGGAGCATCTGGAGCGATACTGGCGTGAAGAAGACGCCTTT belongs to Candidatus Obscuribacter sp. and includes:
- a CDS encoding tetratricopeptide repeat protein, with translation MALSKMVYRKKLIVMVAVTLLTSSMVSINSVRADDLNAQAEHYHDLIDEKKLTEAQFNELAKLAVANPTNAKLQLAYGLALDYAGLPDEAEERFALADKYGPKDPMALVNLLRHLLSKGDQSAARSILEQAMKRFPDSPDVALIVGRALKENRNYVEAERVLARAYNMTPADKRPLGLATHLAEVYVQTEPAMALRLIKEDLARNPDFFMAQSLAANSYANLGEYRKAITPLSKLFAKSGMWGNTSELYTRCLFWDGRYNEAIQPGLYFLAKTSGAMGGKLPAVPMLSVLFDHVSSKQAKAAIDQFYQRTAKEDVVKPPFHYYLARALALSNRADLALNEINTFLTFDSSSFDAILFKAQLLENKLGEYDQALACYRLAHAILPYNAVCTNSLMRLEERIASRRTDLAWQFKDFFRKLLHLPPD